A single window of Chloracidobacterium sp. DNA harbors:
- the bla gene encoding class A beta-lactamase, whose translation MHKFLSCVLIATCLAVPACERAEKLAKGFPTPPPEVVTPTKPLSNIEFKPDPELLKQIESIAAEAKGKVGVAAVELESGRSVSLNGDQRFPMQSVYKLPIAMAMLYTVDAEKFALDEQIGVTPVDMVGPDQHSPIRDKFPNGTALTVSELIRSAVSESDGTASDVLMRLIGGADEIQLYLSAIGVKDLAVISTEKELASDPQAQYLNFITPNSAVTLLRSLHEGNGISAENRELLLKLMVDTGTGAKRLKGLLPPANVVAHKTGTSSTKDGITAATNDIGIITMPNGRHIVIAVLVSDSPADEKTREAVIAKIAKAACDRWSN comes from the coding sequence ATGCATAAGTTTCTAAGTTGTGTGTTGATCGCTACGTGCCTTGCTGTTCCCGCTTGTGAGCGGGCAGAGAAGCTCGCAAAGGGCTTTCCGACGCCTCCACCCGAAGTGGTGACACCGACTAAACCTTTAAGTAATATCGAATTTAAGCCTGACCCGGAACTGCTAAAGCAGATCGAGTCGATCGCTGCCGAGGCAAAGGGCAAGGTCGGGGTTGCGGCCGTCGAACTTGAATCCGGCAGGAGCGTTTCGCTGAACGGCGATCAGCGGTTTCCGATGCAGAGCGTCTATAAGTTGCCGATTGCGATGGCAATGTTATACACAGTTGATGCCGAAAAGTTTGCCCTCGATGAGCAGATCGGCGTCACGCCGGTCGATATGGTCGGCCCGGATCAGCATTCGCCGATCCGCGACAAGTTTCCCAACGGAACCGCTCTCACCGTTTCAGAGTTGATCAGATCTGCGGTGTCCGAAAGCGATGGAACGGCTAGCGATGTCCTGATGCGTCTGATCGGTGGTGCTGACGAGATCCAGCTTTATTTGTCTGCTATCGGCGTTAAGGACCTGGCGGTGATCAGTACTGAAAAGGAGTTAGCAAGCGATCCGCAAGCTCAGTATCTGAATTTTATTACGCCGAATTCGGCAGTAACATTGCTTAGAAGTCTGCACGAGGGGAATGGGATCTCGGCCGAAAATCGTGAGCTGCTGTTAAAGTTAATGGTCGACACCGGCACCGGTGCGAAACGGCTAAAAGGTCTTTTGCCGCCGGCAAATGTGGTTGCACATAAGACGGGAACGTCGTCGACAAAGGACGGTATTACGGCCGCAACTAACGACATCGGCATTATTACAATGCCCAACGGCCGACATATCGTGATCGCCGTTCTCGTATCTGACTCGCCCGCGGACGAAAAGACCAGGGAGGCTGTGATCGCAAAGATCGCTAAGGCGGCGTGCGATCGTTGGAGCAATTAG
- a CDS encoding citrate synthase (catalyzes the formation of citrate from acetyl-CoA and oxaloacetate), whose translation MSTATESSATAGLRGVVAAQSAIGDVDGEKGILIYQGYDIHDLAEHSTFEEVIYLLWHGRLPKQDELDGLKAELRANYEAPAEVIALMKQFPKDADPMDVLRTVVSALDFYDKDGHGTDRARATKAATKLTGQIGTIAAAWDRIRNGKEVIAPDHDLSIAANYLYMTRGERADADEERMFDVCLILHADHELNASTFTTRVVSGTLAGMYGAVTAGIAALAGPLHGGANTNVMKMLLEIGSPEAVDGWLDKALEEKRKIMGIGHAVYKTEDPRATWLRKYSRHMGEKKGEMKWYEMSQRIEHLMLEKKGMHPNVDFYSASTYYLMGIALDMYTPIFAVSRISGWTGHILEQYANNKLIRPRAEYIGARDLKYVPIAER comes from the coding sequence ATGAGTACAGCAACCGAATCATCAGCAACCGCCGGCCTTCGCGGAGTCGTGGCAGCTCAAAGTGCCATCGGCGACGTGGATGGCGAGAAGGGAATTCTTATATATCAGGGTTATGACATACACGATCTCGCCGAACACTCAACGTTCGAAGAGGTCATATATCTCTTGTGGCACGGAAGACTGCCGAAACAGGATGAGCTTGATGGACTGAAAGCCGAGCTGCGAGCAAACTATGAGGCTCCGGCTGAGGTTATCGCGTTAATGAAGCAATTTCCGAAAGACGCTGATCCGATGGACGTACTTCGGACGGTGGTCTCGGCGCTGGATTTTTACGACAAGGACGGACACGGGACCGACCGGGCGAGAGCGACCAAGGCGGCGACCAAACTTACCGGGCAGATCGGAACCATCGCCGCGGCCTGGGATCGGATCCGTAATGGAAAGGAAGTAATCGCGCCGGATCACGACCTTAGCATCGCGGCCAACTACTTGTATATGACCCGCGGTGAGCGTGCGGACGCCGATGAAGAAAGGATGTTCGACGTCTGCCTCATTCTCCACGCCGATCACGAGCTAAACGCTTCGACATTTACGACACGCGTCGTTTCCGGAACACTGGCCGGAATGTACGGTGCTGTGACTGCAGGCATCGCCGCCCTCGCCGGACCACTGCACGGCGGAGCCAACACCAATGTTATGAAGATGCTCCTCGAGATCGGCAGCCCTGAAGCCGTGGACGGATGGCTCGACAAGGCACTCGAAGAGAAACGTAAGATAATGGGCATCGGACACGCCGTGTACAAGACTGAAGATCCGCGTGCTACATGGCTTCGCAAATATTCGCGTCATATGGGCGAGAAAAAGGGCGAGATGAAGTGGTACGAGATGTCGCAGCGGATTGAGCACCTTATGCTTGAGAAAAAGGGAATGCACCCGAATGTCGATTTTTACTCGGCATCGACGTATTACCTGATGGGGATCGCTCTCGATATGTACACTCCCATCTTCGCCGTCAGCCGAATTTCAGGCTGGACGGGCCACATTCTCGAGCAGTACGCTAATAACAAACTCATTCGGCCGCGTGCTGAGTATATTGGAGCACGCGATCTCAAATACGTACCGATCGCCGAACGATAA
- a CDS encoding carbohydrate binding family 9 domain-containing protein has protein sequence MRSYAAVFAILLFSQLAIGQTTSTSASGPSSTTAGAGKRVGNIEVPAEKTRPIVVPRNAASIVIDGKVDDAAWQQAAVFKDFYQTNPGNNTAPSKPTEVLMMYDEKNLYVAFRCWDEPDKIRATLAKRDNVFNEDNVRMWLDTYDDQRRAYILGFNPLGIQQDGIFTEGSGADFTVDIVMESKGVILDWGWSVEAKIPFKSLRYSAGKGKYWGFNVARNIDRFNDEFDQWMPDDRNISGTLIKHGKITGLDEVKYERTLEVVPSITVSQTGNRKRTINNAGFGTLGPYDPVFNPIGIRDPGRFVNDPVKPDLSVNLKYNLSPNVTLDAAVNPDFAEIEADAPVVSANQRFPIYFEEKRPFFLEGKDIFSSPLQPFYSRTIVDPDLAAKLTGKIGRNTFGILVASDNAPGNYSDDERGELLNCQRAREFDPPNNKRRCGIEEFIDKNAFFGVLRLKRDFGKENNVGFYATARTFPKNRNFTGGFDGTFKLDPKTVMKFQVLGTHSRKFFYDPNLDRAKYRTGNGFGYSFNIDYTTDRHGWFLEAEGTTADYRTDAGFTSRTDTNSFFFANRVSTKSNPNATIIRANWVQFAKYGLDWKGRTQFGLVGNNVDLSLQGNMSIHAEFGVQYEKIYEHEFGPTRNPANNRLGAFFGDPTRSATQPYVSINANKTVSKQFSIYGFVGSIFNAFDYDFGAGPRYPRSSPAFSTYLGGPEYQTYIAGLYAYQADPINNPYPNFAEPPQLDPGSGWQFDANVGFEYKPSEPLRISMDYTKSRLTRNDNKKTAYDTNIFTVRSTYQFTRFIYVKARWDYDTLNSNASGQFLFGWNPNPGTAFYVGYNDNFNYKGYSPFTGQFEPGFERNSRTFFLRASYLFRKSF, from the coding sequence ATGAGATCTTACGCAGCAGTATTTGCAATATTATTATTCTCGCAGTTAGCGATCGGGCAGACGACGTCGACATCAGCTTCTGGGCCTTCATCAACGACTGCCGGAGCGGGGAAGCGAGTCGGCAATATCGAGGTTCCCGCCGAAAAGACAAGGCCCATTGTCGTACCTCGAAATGCCGCTTCGATCGTGATCGACGGTAAGGTCGATGACGCGGCCTGGCAACAAGCGGCTGTATTTAAGGACTTTTATCAGACAAACCCCGGCAATAATACAGCACCGTCAAAACCGACCGAGGTTTTGATGATGTATGACGAAAAAAATCTGTACGTTGCTTTTCGATGCTGGGATGAACCGGACAAGATCAGGGCGACGCTTGCTAAACGGGACAATGTCTTTAACGAAGACAACGTGAGAATGTGGCTCGATACCTACGACGATCAAAGACGGGCATACATCCTTGGGTTTAATCCGCTTGGGATCCAGCAGGACGGCATTTTTACCGAAGGTTCAGGGGCTGATTTTACCGTCGATATTGTAATGGAGTCGAAGGGCGTGATACTCGACTGGGGATGGTCGGTCGAAGCTAAGATACCCTTCAAATCATTGAGGTATTCCGCAGGAAAGGGTAAGTATTGGGGCTTTAATGTTGCCCGTAACATAGATCGGTTTAACGACGAATTTGATCAATGGATGCCGGATGATCGAAATATTTCGGGTACGTTGATCAAGCACGGCAAGATCACAGGGCTCGATGAGGTCAAATATGAACGTACCCTCGAGGTCGTTCCGAGCATCACCGTTTCCCAAACCGGAAATCGAAAAAGGACGATCAACAATGCAGGATTTGGGACTCTGGGCCCGTATGATCCGGTCTTTAACCCGATCGGCATCCGCGATCCAGGCCGCTTCGTCAATGATCCCGTCAAGCCCGACCTAAGCGTAAACCTTAAGTACAATCTTTCGCCGAATGTGACTCTCGACGCCGCTGTGAATCCTGACTTTGCCGAGATCGAGGCTGACGCACCTGTGGTCTCGGCCAACCAGCGTTTCCCGATCTACTTTGAGGAAAAGCGGCCTTTTTTTCTCGAAGGTAAAGATATTTTCAGTTCGCCGCTGCAACCATTTTATTCGCGGACAATTGTCGACCCTGATCTGGCGGCCAAACTAACTGGCAAGATCGGACGCAACACATTTGGCATTTTAGTGGCGTCGGACAATGCCCCCGGCAATTACTCGGATGATGAGCGCGGCGAATTGCTGAACTGCCAACGGGCGAGAGAGTTTGATCCGCCGAATAATAAACGCCGATGTGGCATAGAAGAGTTTATCGACAAAAACGCATTTTTCGGCGTGCTTCGCCTTAAGCGTGATTTTGGGAAAGAAAACAACGTCGGATTCTATGCGACAGCTCGAACATTCCCTAAAAATCGGAACTTTACCGGTGGCTTCGACGGCACCTTTAAGCTTGATCCGAAGACGGTCATGAAGTTTCAGGTTCTCGGGACCCATTCGCGAAAATTCTTTTATGACCCAAATCTCGATCGAGCAAAATATCGGACCGGAAATGGGTTTGGCTATTCATTCAATATCGATTACACGACCGACCGTCACGGTTGGTTCCTCGAAGCCGAAGGCACCACCGCTGATTATCGTACGGATGCCGGATTTACGAGCCGCACCGATACAAACTCGTTCTTTTTTGCCAATCGGGTTAGCACAAAGTCCAACCCCAATGCGACCATCATCCGAGCCAATTGGGTTCAGTTCGCGAAGTATGGACTGGACTGGAAGGGCCGCACGCAATTCGGGTTGGTCGGAAATAATGTGGATCTGAGTTTGCAGGGCAATATGTCAATTCACGCCGAATTCGGCGTTCAATATGAAAAAATCTATGAGCACGAATTTGGTCCAACTCGAAATCCAGCAAATAATCGGCTCGGTGCATTTTTTGGTGATCCTACGCGTTCAGCGACTCAGCCTTATGTCAGCATAAACGCCAACAAGACGGTCAGTAAGCAGTTTTCGATCTACGGATTTGTTGGGTCTATCTTCAACGCGTTCGACTACGATTTTGGCGCCGGACCGAGATATCCGCGTTCGAGTCCCGCGTTTTCGACTTATCTAGGCGGCCCCGAATATCAGACCTACATCGCCGGGCTTTATGCATACCAAGCGGATCCGATAAACAATCCATATCCGAATTTTGCCGAACCGCCACAACTTGATCCGGGTAGCGGATGGCAATTTGATGCAAACGTGGGATTTGAGTATAAGCCGTCTGAACCGCTGAGAATTTCGATGGATTACACTAAGAGTCGTCTAACGCGAAATGATAATAAGAAAACGGCATACGATACGAATATCTTTACCGTGCGATCTACGTATCAGTTCACTCGCTTTATTTATGTCAAGGCACGTTGGGACTACGACACGCTAAATTCGAATGCCAGCGGCCAGTTTCTCTTTGGCTGGAACCCGAATCCGGGTACGGCTTTCTACGTCGGGTATAACGATAACTTCAACTACAAGGGATACAGCCCATTTACCGGGCAGTTCGAGCCCGGATTTGAAAGAAACAGCCGGACATTTTTCTTACGAGCATCGTACCTTTTCCGTAAAAGCTTTTGA
- a CDS encoding cytochrome c3 family protein: MKKNSILTIIAVVLAGGFVFVVSGLTGSRISAQKADPKPMPDVITLAKEAKLGQVTFDHKKHTGGTYTIDQSGAIACIACHHTARPAADIVKFPPLKTAWPADRTTTLTAELYAKDPAGAGANACRDCHARTGDKPKLLDAIPEVKHEGSAAVISLNNQQAYHRTCAGCHTEVKKTVPTTKGPTTTQCTMCHKKSA, from the coding sequence ATGAAGAAAAATTCGATCTTAACGATCATTGCAGTAGTTTTGGCAGGCGGCTTTGTATTTGTGGTCAGTGGACTTACCGGATCTCGGATAAGTGCACAGAAAGCAGATCCAAAGCCTATGCCAGACGTAATTACGCTAGCTAAAGAAGCAAAGCTCGGTCAGGTCACATTCGACCATAAGAAACATACGGGTGGTACCTATACTATCGATCAGAGTGGAGCCATAGCGTGTATAGCGTGCCACCACACGGCACGTCCGGCGGCCGACATCGTGAAATTTCCGCCGCTGAAGACCGCTTGGCCTGCGGATCGAACGACAACATTGACGGCTGAACTTTATGCGAAGGATCCTGCCGGTGCCGGAGCAAATGCGTGTCGAGATTGTCACGCACGCACCGGTGATAAGCCGAAGTTGCTGGATGCGATCCCTGAAGTCAAACACGAAGGAAGCGCAGCGGTAATTTCGCTCAACAATCAGCAGGCATATCATCGAACGTGTGCCGGATGCCACACTGAGGTCAAAAAGACGGTGCCGACGACCAAAGGGCCGACGACCACACAGTGCACGATGTGCCATAAGAAGTCGGCATAG
- a CDS encoding gluconolaconase encodes MNQSGTIKSVEPKYAIPGAEIAIEIDGFSANMRGGNGVFVGGEKCRIVAASSSRVLAVVPDIVGSIHTQIHLEVEGRQSEPFPIVIGKKLAGGMHIVANPAVDPLDDALILTRSGSRGQQLDETLFRLEPDGFLDDMPYEILNPTGIAFDREGRMFVTNRARGEVYLMDRDGTSSVYATGLGVATGIAFDKNGEMYVGDRSGTIHRVKELGIVETFAVIEPSVAAYHLAFGPDEQLYVSAPGLASFDAVHVIDHEGFDERFFRGLGRPQGLAFDKAGNLYVAGCYRGHHGITRILPDGSAGEHFVAGNNVVGLCFTRKGEMIVATNDSVYSIPCGIEGVLLG; translated from the coding sequence ATGAATCAATCAGGAACAATCAAGTCGGTCGAGCCTAAATACGCGATACCTGGAGCGGAGATTGCCATCGAAATCGATGGTTTTTCGGCAAATATGCGTGGCGGCAATGGAGTATTTGTCGGAGGGGAAAAGTGCCGGATTGTTGCGGCATCATCGTCCAGGGTGTTGGCCGTCGTTCCCGACATTGTCGGGTCGATACATACTCAGATCCATTTAGAGGTCGAGGGCAGGCAAAGCGAACCATTCCCAATTGTGATCGGCAAGAAACTAGCCGGCGGGATGCATATAGTCGCCAATCCCGCCGTTGATCCGCTGGATGATGCACTAATACTTACGCGTTCAGGTTCTCGCGGCCAACAACTCGATGAAACACTGTTTCGGCTTGAGCCGGATGGATTTCTCGATGATATGCCCTACGAGATACTTAATCCGACCGGTATCGCTTTTGACCGCGAGGGCAGAATGTTTGTGACAAATCGAGCCCGCGGCGAGGTTTATCTGATGGACCGTGATGGGACTAGCTCGGTTTACGCGACCGGGTTAGGGGTAGCGACGGGGATCGCCTTCGACAAAAACGGCGAGATGTATGTCGGCGACCGCTCAGGGACGATACATAGGGTTAAGGAATTAGGTATCGTCGAAACTTTCGCCGTTATTGAGCCGTCTGTTGCGGCATATCATCTGGCTTTTGGCCCGGATGAGCAGTTGTATGTCTCGGCACCCGGACTCGCTAGTTTTGATGCTGTTCACGTGATCGACCACGAGGGATTTGACGAGCGATTTTTCCGCGGGCTCGGTCGCCCGCAAGGCCTGGCATTCGACAAAGCGGGAAATCTCTACGTTGCAGGCTGTTACAGGGGCCATCACGGCATCACACGAATTTTACCGGATGGCTCTGCCGGCGAGCATTTCGTCGCTGGAAACAATGTTGTCGGCCTTTGCTTTACGCGAAAAGGCGAGATGATCGTCGCGACAAATGACAGCGTCTACTCGATCCCGTGCGGAATTGAGGGCGTGTTGCTTGGATAA